GCCATGCCTGGTATTAAGGCATTTGTTGCGGCAGTATTTGGCGGAATCGGCTCCATTCCAGGTGCAATGATAGGTGGAATTCTGCTGGGAGTGATTGAGATCTTAGGCAGAGCATATATTTCTTCACAACTTGCAGATGCGATTGTGTTTTTAATACTGATATTGGTATTACTAGTGAAGCCAACGGGTATTCTCGGTAAAAAGATGAAAGAGAAAGTGTAGGTGTGGATGATGAAGATAAAAGCATTTAATCAATTAAATAAATCTACACGTAGCAATATCATTACAATAGGCATCATTATTCTTGTCTATGTTATTTGTCAGATTATGATTGCTGCCGGACTTATGACAAATCTTATGAAGGGATTGCTGGTACCGTTTTGTTATTATTCTATCCTGGCGGTATCGTTGAATTTAACAGTTGGTATTTTGGGAGAGCTTAGTCTGGGACATGCCGGATTTATGTGTGTTGGTGCCTTTTCTGGAGCCTTCTTCTCCAAAGTAATGGTCAATGTGATTGAGAATTCAGTTATACGATATATTCTGGCCATTCTTATTGGTGCGGTAGTAGCGGCTTTATTTGGCTGCCTCATTGGTGTCGTAGTATTACGACTTCGTGGTGATTATCTCGCTATTGTTACGTTGGCGTTCGGTGAAATTGTAAAGAATATAATTAATGTATTATATATTGGTAAGGATGACAGTGGTCTTCACTTCTCGACAAAGGATGCAATATCCTTAAATCTTGATGAGAACGGAGAGGTTATTGTAAACGGTGCCAAGGGTATTGTTGGAACACCCAATGATACAACCTTAACAATTGCCGTAATATTACTTATCTTAACTTATATCATTATTAGCAACCTGATTCATTCCCGTTCCGGGCGTGCGATTATGGCTATTCGTGATAATCGTATTGCAGCAGAATCCGTAGGTATTGATATAACGAAATTTAAAATTCTTGCATTTGCAACCTCTGCTGCCATGGCAGGAATTGCAGGTGTACTTTACTCACATAACATATCAAGCTTAACAGCATCTCCGAAGAATTTTGGTTATAATATGTCCATCATGATTTTAGTATTTGTTGTTCTTGGTGGTATCGGTAATATCAGAGGTTCCATCATCGCTGCAATAATATTGACTTTATTGCCGGAGTACTTGCGTTTTATGCAGGATTACCGTATGTTGATTTATGCAGTGGTACTGATTGTAATGATGATATTCAACTGGAATCCGACTTGTGTTGCATGGCGTAACAATCACTCGCTGAAGAAGTATCTGGAGTCCAGAAAGAAAGCGAAGGAGGCGTAAGAGTATGGCTATTTTATCTGTAAAAAACTTAGGTATCTCCTTCGGTGGTTTGCGTGCGGTTGATTCATTTAACATAACGATCGAGCAGGGAGAACTATATGGCTTAATCGGGCCCAATGGTGCCGGTAAAACTACGATATTCAACCTTCTGACCGGTGTATACAAGCCGGACACAGGGCTTATTGAATTAGATGGCAGGAACATCACAGGATTGAGTACCATTGAAATAAATAAAGCAGGAATCGCAAGAACCTTCCAGAACATCCGTCTGTTCAAGGATCTGTCCGTACTTGATAATGTGAAGGTTGGTCTTCATAATGACTATAAGTACTCCACGTTTTCAGGTGTATTAAGGCTTCCTTCGTATTTTAAGAAGGAAAAGCAAATGGATGAGCGTGCCTATGATATATTAAAGGTATTTAATCTGGACAAGGAAGCGCATTTATTATCAGCAAACCTTCCATATGGAAAGCAAAGAAAGCTGGAAATAGCAAGAGCCTTAGCAACCAATCCCAAGCTTTTACTTTTGGATGAGCCGGCAGCTGGTATGAACCCAGCCGAGACGGACGAGCTGATGGAAACCATCACATTAATTCGTAAGAAATATCAAGTTACAATCCTATTGATTGAGCATGATATGAAGTTAGTAGCCGGTATCTGTGAGAAGATCTTTGTACTTAACTTCGGAATGGAGCTGGCAAACGGATTACCACAGGAGGTTCTGAATAACCCCGAGGTAATTAAGGCATATCTTGGTGAATAGGAAGGTGAATTGATATGGCGATGCTGGAAATCAAAAATTTACAAGTATATTATGGTATGATACATGCGATTAAGGATGTCTCTTTTGAGGTAAATGAAGGAGAGGTAATTGCATTAATCGGTGCGAATGGTGCCGGCAAAACGACAATCCTGCATACGGTTACGGGACTG
The nucleotide sequence above comes from Variimorphobacter saccharofermentans. Encoded proteins:
- a CDS encoding ABC transporter ATP-binding protein; this encodes MAILSVKNLGISFGGLRAVDSFNITIEQGELYGLIGPNGAGKTTIFNLLTGVYKPDTGLIELDGRNITGLSTIEINKAGIARTFQNIRLFKDLSVLDNVKVGLHNDYKYSTFSGVLRLPSYFKKEKQMDERAYDILKVFNLDKEAHLLSANLPYGKQRKLEIARALATNPKLLLLDEPAAGMNPAETDELMETITLIRKKYQVTILLIEHDMKLVAGICEKIFVLNFGMELANGLPQEVLNNPEVIKAYLGE
- a CDS encoding branched-chain amino acid ABC transporter permease, with protein sequence MKIKAFNQLNKSTRSNIITIGIIILVYVICQIMIAAGLMTNLMKGLLVPFCYYSILAVSLNLTVGILGELSLGHAGFMCVGAFSGAFFSKVMVNVIENSVIRYILAILIGAVVAALFGCLIGVVVLRLRGDYLAIVTLAFGEIVKNIINVLYIGKDDSGLHFSTKDAISLNLDENGEVIVNGAKGIVGTPNDTTLTIAVILLILTYIIISNLIHSRSGRAIMAIRDNRIAAESVGIDITKFKILAFATSAAMAGIAGVLYSHNISSLTASPKNFGYNMSIMILVFVVLGGIGNIRGSIIAAIILTLLPEYLRFMQDYRMLIYAVVLIVMMIFNWNPTCVAWRNNHSLKKYLESRKKAKEA